In one window of Cytophagaceae bacterium ABcell3 DNA:
- a CDS encoding tyrosine-type recombinase/integrase, translated as MVKEQHESPSETYFKFTVYALRYAYRIEGLKDKRIELPSIKKDKRLPVVLSREEVKRLLCTPKLLKHRVLIGLLYGCGLRCFEGRGIKLADLDFDRKALLVHGKGNKDRYVPLSDMLIRGLKTYIDAERPEEWLFNGKPEGCAGGDFDGRYSQRGVQWAIRQAAKDAGIEKAVNVHTLRHTYATHLLEDGLNIMTIKDLLGHACVQTTMVYLHVAQSGRQKPFSPLDSLYPSKQ; from the coding sequence TTGGTAAAAGAGCAGCACGAAAGCCCATCGGAAACCTATTTTAAATTTACCGTTTATGCCCTCCGCTATGCTTACCGGATAGAAGGGCTCAAAGACAAACGCATCGAGCTACCGTCTATCAAAAAGGACAAAAGGCTACCTGTCGTACTGAGCCGTGAAGAAGTAAAACGGCTACTGTGCACTCCAAAGCTGCTCAAGCACCGGGTCCTTATCGGACTGCTGTATGGATGTGGGCTGAGATGTTTTGAAGGACGGGGCATCAAACTTGCAGATCTGGACTTTGACCGAAAAGCGCTCCTTGTACATGGCAAAGGCAACAAAGACCGATATGTCCCCCTCAGCGATATGCTCATCAGAGGCCTAAAAACTTATATTGATGCCGAGCGGCCCGAGGAATGGCTTTTTAACGGAAAACCCGAAGGCTGTGCAGGTGGAGACTTTGACGGCAGGTATTCACAGCGCGGTGTCCAGTGGGCCATAAGACAGGCTGCCAAAGATGCGGGCATTGAAAAAGCGGTAAACGTACACACCCTGCGGCATACTTACGCTACGCACCTTTTGGAGGACGGGCTCAACATCATGACCATTAAAGACCTCCTCGGCCATGCATGTGTCCAGACAACCATGGTCTACCTCCATGTCGCCCAGTCCGGCAGGCAAAAACCGTTCAGCCCGCTTGACTCTTTATACCCCTCTAAGCAATGA
- a CDS encoding IS91 family transposase, protein MRAQHEVAHVLKKHWPKVESHPNINRWQLRTLGALMRCRTNAMGGHIYACKACGVERISYNSCRNRHCPKCQGKNREDWIRKREGELLPVPYFHVVFTLPDALNGLAMGKPKEVYDTLFEAAWETVATFASDPQHLGAKAGMVSILHTWGQTLSLHPHLHCIVPGGGLTKQGKWKAAKGKKKSGKRKAKYLFPVKAMSKVFRAKYVEKLKYKIPDLHKALANSLFEKDWVIYAKRPFGHPKAVLEYLGRYTHKIAISNHRIREVGKDTVTFGYKDYRQGAKKLEMELDAMEFIRRFSMHVLPRGFMRIRHYGILSSSSKKTSIPEILGQLEKGITKAKEVRTLETYNPKVCPCCKEEALIPIGVINKRGPPVWKKSLDYITN, encoded by the coding sequence ATGAGGGCGCAACATGAAGTGGCCCATGTCCTGAAAAAACATTGGCCAAAAGTGGAAAGCCACCCCAACATAAACAGGTGGCAGCTCCGTACTTTAGGTGCCCTTATGCGCTGCCGTACCAATGCCATGGGCGGGCATATATATGCCTGTAAAGCATGTGGCGTGGAACGGATCAGCTATAACAGTTGCAGGAACCGTCATTGCCCAAAGTGCCAGGGCAAGAACCGGGAAGATTGGATCCGAAAACGGGAGGGGGAGCTTTTGCCCGTACCATATTTCCATGTGGTGTTCACCTTGCCAGATGCACTGAACGGTTTGGCAATGGGCAAGCCCAAGGAAGTGTATGACACACTTTTTGAGGCCGCCTGGGAAACAGTGGCCACTTTTGCCTCAGACCCTCAACACCTGGGGGCAAAGGCAGGTATGGTTTCGATCCTCCATACATGGGGGCAGACCTTGTCCCTGCACCCCCACCTGCACTGTATCGTCCCGGGGGGCGGGCTTACAAAACAGGGAAAGTGGAAAGCGGCAAAAGGAAAAAAGAAGTCAGGAAAACGCAAGGCCAAATACCTTTTTCCGGTAAAGGCCATGAGCAAGGTGTTCAGGGCAAAATATGTTGAAAAGCTGAAATATAAGATCCCGGATTTACACAAAGCTTTGGCAAACTCTCTTTTTGAAAAAGATTGGGTCATATATGCCAAACGTCCATTTGGGCATCCCAAAGCTGTCCTGGAATACCTCGGAAGGTACACCCACAAGATCGCCATAAGCAATCACCGCATCAGGGAAGTAGGAAAGGACACCGTCACGTTCGGGTATAAGGATTACCGGCAAGGCGCCAAAAAGCTTGAGATGGAACTTGATGCCATGGAGTTTATACGAAGGTTCTCTATGCATGTCCTGCCAAGAGGCTTTATGCGCATCAGGCATTATGGTATTTTGAGCAGCTCCTCCAAAAAGACAAGCATTCCGGAAATATTAGGGCAACTGGAAAAAGGTATCACCAAAGCCAAGGAGGTACGAACCCTGGAAACCTACAACCCAAAAGTTTGCCCTTGTTGCAAAGAAGAAGCGTTGATCCCGATTGGTGTCATAAACAAAAGAGGCCCTCCCGTCTGGAAAAAGTCCCTGGACTATATAACCAATTAA